Within Thermus sp. CCB_US3_UF1, the genomic segment CCAGGAACCAGGCCAGTCGGACCTGCCGCTGCGTCAGCATGATGCCTAAGGATAATCCGCCGGGGGGCCTGGGGCCCCCCGGGAGGGGATTGGGCTAGCGCAGGATGCGGCGGATACGGCCCTCGAGGTCCCGCACCGCCGCCTCCCCGGTCTTCCGACCGGTGAGGGCGCTGTGGACCTCGGTCCAGATGGCCTCGGAAACCTGGTTGTACCGGGCCCCGGCCACGTCAGAGGGACGGGAAACGGCGTTCTGGAAGACAGGAAGGAGGTCGCGGAACCAGGCGTTCCTGGCCAGCACGTCCCGGTCGGTGTAAAGGGCTGGCCGGGTAGGCAGGCGGGAAAGCCTTACGGCGTTATCCTTTTGTACCTCGTAGGAGGCCAGGTACTTGACCAGGTCGGCGGCCTCCTTGGGGTAGCGGCTGTAGGCGGAAACCATAAGCTGCCACCCTCCCAGGGTGGCGGCATTGGGGGCATCGGCCCCGCCCTTGGGCAGCACGGTAACGGCGAACTTGCCCCGGATGGGGCTCCCTTCCGCCTGGCCCAAGGCGTAAGCGTAGGGCCAGTTGCGCATGAAGAGGGCGTTCCCTTGCTGCCAGACGTTCCTGGCCTCTTCCTCGGCGTAGCTGGTGACCCCGGAAGGGGCAATGGTGCCCACAAAGCGGCGCACGGTGTTCAAGGCCAGGGCGGCCCGGCCGTTGTTCACGCTGATGGTCCCGTCGGGCTCCACGATGCGCCCGCCCTTATGGGAGTAAATCCATTCCAGGGCGTCGCAGGTGAGGCCCTCATAGGCCTTGCCCTGGAAGACGAAGCCCCAGAAGTCGCGGTTGCCCGCCTTGCGCTCCCCCTCCATCACCTTCTGGGCCATCTGCTCCAGCTCGGCCCAGGTGCGGGGCGGGTTCTTGTAGCCGTACTTCTCCAGCAGGTCCTTGCGGTAGTAGAGGATACCGGCATCGGTGAAGAAGGGAATGGAGGTGAGCTTGCCCCGAATGGTGTTGTTCTGGACGATCCGGGGGAAGAACTCCCTGAGCTCGGCCTCGGAGAAGTAGGCCTTCAGGTCGGCGGCGTGGGGGGCCACGATACCCGGCCAGATCACGTCGATCATGTAGACGTCCACATCTGGGCTCTTGGCCGCCCAGTACTGCTGGTAGAGGGCCAGACGATCGTTGGTGTCCGCCGGGGCATCGATGTACTCCACCCGGGTGCCCGTCTTCTTACCCCAGGCCTCTACCATCTCCTTCATCCAGCGGCCGCCCTCCCCCACGGCGGTGGAGTCCCCCGCCACCCGGATGATGGGGCCCGCTTGCGCCCGCACCGCCGCTGGACCCAGGACCAGACTGGCCGCCAGACCCACCCCTGCCTTCTTGAGAAACTCCCTACGCCTCATACGCAACCTCCTACTGGAAGCTTTTCCAAAGGGATTTTACCCCCACCTCCTCCTGGCGTCAACGGTCCTAAGGGGCGCTTGGGGTCTGGACGTCAGACCCAGGCCAGCTCCAGGCGGGCCTCGAGGTGCCCCACGGGGAGGCCGCGGTGGTTGCGCACCTCGGGCCGGTCCCAAGGGGTGGGGCCGGGGTCCAGGCCCAGGGCGCGCAACAGGGCCACCACCATCACCTCCCGGGCCTGGGCCGAGCCATCCTCCACCTTGAGGGCCACGCCCAAGGGCCCCCTGGGGGTTTCCGGAAGGGCTAGCCCGTAGTAGCCGTCGGCCCCCCGCTTGGCCAGGAGGGGAAGGCGTTCCATCAGGAGGGTGTCAATGCTCCCTGGGCCCGCCACCAGCTCCGGATGGCGGCGCATGGCCTCCCCCACCCGCCTTAGGGGCTCCCGGTAGGCCGCAGGGGCCTTTTTCGGGTCCGCCAGGAAGTAAAAGGCCCGGGCCGCCCGGGCCAAGGGCAGGGCAAAGGTGGGCACGCTGCACCCGTCCGTGGCCCAGAGGGGCTCTCCCCCCGCCAGCTCGGCCAGGGTCCGGCGGTTCAGGAGCTGGACGGGGTGGTCGGGGCGCTCGTACCCCTCCGGGGGTACCCCCAGGGCCAAGGCGGCGGCCAGCATGCCCGCGTGCTTCCCCGAGCAGTTGTGGTGGAGGGGGGTGGGCTTTTGTCCCGCTTCCTCCAGGGCCTTCCGGGCCTCCTTGGAAAAGGGGGGGTGGACCCCGCAGGCCAGGCGCTCCGGCCCTAGGGCCAGCTTTTCCAGAAAACGGGCGGCCACGGCCACGTGCCTGGGGGTGCCGTCGTGGCTGGCGGTGGCCAGGGCCACCTCCTCTTCCGTGAGGCCAAAGCGCTCCGCCGCCCCGGTGAGGAAAAGGGCCAGGGCCTGGAAGGGCTTGGCCGAGGAGCGGAGGTAGCTAAGGCGGGTGGGGTCCCCGGCATAGGCCAAAAGCCCTTCCTGGCCGTAGATGGCCAGGGAAACCCGGTGGCGGTTTTCCACCAGCTCCCCGCGGTAGGCGTAGACCCAAGCGTTCACCCTCCAAGTCTACGCCGGGCCTCGCGCCAAAGGGGGTGCCAGTCCAGGCCCAAATAGGGGGAAGGAAAGGGGGCCAGCTTGGCCTCCGCCTTGCGCAGGTTCCTCAAGCCCCCCTGGCCCAGGCTGGCCTGGTGCAGGGCAGCGGCCAGGAGGAGGAGCCCCTGCAGAAAGGGGCGCTCCTCCCCCCTCGCCTCCCGCCAGGCCTCCTCCAGGACCTCGTGGGCCTCAAAGTACCTTTCCTGGGCAAAAAGCCGCTGGGCTTCCTCGAGGGCCTGCATCTACGCCCTCCACCCCCCGCCCGCCACGGGAGGGAAGAGGTCCAAGGTGGCCTCCGGGGATAAAGGGGTGGCCAGGCCCTGGAGGTAGCGCACGTCCCGGCCCTCCAGGAAGACCGAAACCCGCTCGGCCAGCTCCCCCCCCTCAAAGAGCTCCTCCCTCAGGGCGGGGTAAAGGCGGATGAGGTGCTCCAGCACCTCCCCCACGGTGCTTCCCTCTATCTCCAGGTAGCTTTTCCCGGTGAGGTCGCGGAAAGTCGCGTAAAGGTTGACCTTGGGCATACCCCGAGTCTAAAGGAAACCCCGGCCCAAGGCCGGGGCCCTGAATCCCAGGGGGATCAGTCCGCCGCCTGGGAGAGGATGCCCAGCTCCCGCAGCTTGGCCGGGGGTACCACGCCCCTCTCCCAGCCCCGCTCCTGGTAGTACTCCTGGAGCATAAGGTCCAGCTCGGCCACCTGGCCCTTGGAGCCGGCGCTATCCGAAGGCTCCTTCAGGAAGCGCTCGGGCAGGTAGTCCGAGCCCTCGGCCCAGCCCGCCAGGTTGTTGTAGTAGCGCTCCAGGTTGTAGATGCGCTCGCCGATGCGGAGCACGTCCTCGGCGCTCACGGGACGGCCCCAGTAGGCGGAAAGCTGCTTGGCGTAGGTCTCGGGGTCCTCGGCAAACTGGCTGAACTTGCAGAGGTCCAAGGAGTCGGTAAAGGCGGAGAGGTCCTGGAAAAGCTTGGTGAGCTTGCCCTTCCCCTCCCAGGCCAGGGGGTCGGTCTTGTAGGGCACCCCCAGGATCTCCGAGGCCGGGGTGTAGGCCCGCAGGTGGCAGGCCCCCCGGTTGGAGGTGGCGTAGGCGATGCCCATGCCCTTGAGGCCCCGGGGGTCGTAGGCGGGGATGGACTGGCCCTTGACCTCCAAGGCGATCTCGGGGTGGCCGATGGCCTTGGCGAAGCGGGCCGGGCCCTCGGCCAGCATATCCCCTACCCCCTTGCGGTAGGCGATGGCCTCGAGGATCCGGATCTCCCCCTCCTTGTCGCCGAAGCGGATCCCATCAGACCCCTGGTAGTACCCCTTCTCCGTGGCCTCCATGAGGACGGCCACCGCGTTGCCGGCCTCAATGGTGTCCATCCCGTAGGCGTTGCAGAGGTAGATGGCGTACCCGGTCCAGTCGGTGTCCGTGTGGCCGGCTTGGGCCCCCAGGGCCCAGGCGGACTCGTACTCGTAGGACTCAAAGCGGATGGTCTTGCCGTCCACGTGGACCTCCACCATCTTCTTGCAGGCCACGGGACAGGCGTGGCAGGTGTTGTCCTGGATGAGGCGGTGCTCGCGGATGTACTCCCCGGAGATCTTCTCCGCCCCCTCAATGGAGGTGTGCTGGGCGTTGAAGGTGGGCAGGGCCCCCATGACGTTGGTGATGTTCATGAGGACGTTGGTGCCATAGAGGGAAAGCCCGCCCTTCTTGGGGGCGGTGACGTTCTTGGGGTCGTTGATGGCCGCCGAGGCCAGCCGGTCCGCCTCCCGCCAAAGCTCCTTGTCCTGGGGCTGGGGCATCTGGTCCTGCTTACCCACCACCACAATGGCCTTGAGCTTCTTGCTCCCCGCCACCGCCCCCGTCCCCCCGCGGCCTGCAGCCCGCTCGTCGTTGTTGACCCAGTTGGCGAAGCGCACCAGGTTTTCCCCCGCGGGGCCGATGGCCATCACGTCGGCCTCCTCCCCGTGGCGCTCGCGGAGGAGGCGGTGGACCTCGTGGGTGGTCTTGCCCCAGAGGTCGGAGGCGTCGTGGATGGAAACCTCCCCGTCCTTGACCAGGAGGTAGACGGGCTTGTCCGAAGCCCCCTTGATGAGGAGGCCGTCAAACCCCGCCCACTTGAGCTTGGCCGCGGTCCACCCCCCCATGTGGCTGTCCGTCACGGTGCCCGTGAGGGGGCTTTTGGTGACCACCGCCAGGCGCCCGGACATCTTGGCCCGGGTGCCGGAGAGGGGGCCATTCATGATGGCGAGAAGGTTCTCCGGGCCCAAGGGGTCCACCTGGGGGCCGTTGTCAAAGACGTACTTGACCCCCAGGCCCCGCCCCCCCACGTACATCTCCAGGTCCTTGGGGTCGGGGGCGAAGTACTCCACCTGTCCGGTGCTCAGGTCGATACGGGCCAGCTTATGGGCATATCCGCCGAGCATCCCTTACCTCCTTTTAGGGCCAGGAAGGCCGCGCCCATGGCTTGGAAAGGTGCGCATGGCTGCCCAGGTTCGGCTGGATTATACCACCTGCCCGGGGGGAAAATGTAAAGGCGACCAGGATAATGGGAGCATGCTGGCCCTAGCCGGTGAGGTCCTCCTGGACCTCCTGTGGGAAGAGGCGACCCCTTGGCGCTTCCAGGGCGTCCTGGGGGGCTCGGTCCTCAACACGGCCACGGCCCTACGCCGCCTGGGCTTTCCCGTGCGCCTCCTCTCGGAGCTGGGTTCGGACTGGCTTTCCCGCCGCTGCGAGGCGGAGATGGAGGCGCGGGGGCTGGAGCTTCGCCTCCTCCGCCACCCCGAGGCCATGCCCCTGGCCCTGGTCCAACCCAATCCCCAAGGGGAGGCGGCCTATAGCTTCCACCTTCCCTTCCGGGCCCCCTACAGCCCCGAGCCGGGAAGCCTTAGGGGGGCCAAGGTCTTCCACTTCGCCTCCCTCTTCGCCCTGGACCCCAGGACGGAAGGGGGCCTGGCGGCCCTGCTGGAAGAGGCGCGGGGGGAAGGGGCCCTCCTCGCCTTTGACCCTAACCTGCGCCGCCCTCCCACCCCGGAGGAAAGGCGGCGCCTTTGGGGCTACTTCCACCAGGTGGACCTCCTCAAGCTCTCCCTGGAGGATGCCCGCCTCCTCTTCCCGGAGGACCCCGTGGGAAGGGTAAGGAGACTTCCCCCCAGGCTCAAGGTCCTCACCCTGGGGGCAGAGGGGGCGGTGGCCTTTTTCCGGGGAGAAGCGGTGCGCCTCCCCGGGGAAGCGGTGGCGGTGGCGGACACCGTGGGGGCAGGGGATAGCTTCACCGCCGGGTTTCTCGCCCTCCTCCTCCGGCGGGGCTACACCCGGGCCAACCTGGACCGGCTACGCCCAGAGGACCTGGAGGAGGCCCTCCGGGGGGGCATCGCCCTCGGCGCCTTGGCCTGCACCGTGCGGGGGGCAGGGCTGCCCGAGGCGGGGCTTGCCGCCTGGAAGAAGGCCTACCTAGGGGATTAGGAGGACCTTGCCCGTGGTCTTCCGCCCCTCCAGGGCCTGGTGGGCTTCCTGGGCCCTTTCCAGGGAGAACTCAGCCCCGATCCGCACCCTAAGCCAGCCCTCCCGCAGGGCCTGGAAAACCTCCCCCGCGCGGAAGAGGAGCTCCTTGCGGCTCGCCGTGTGGTGGTGCAGGGTGGGCCGGGTGAGGAAGAGGCTTCCCTTACGGTTCAGCTCCTGGGGGTCCAGGGGGGGGACCGGCCCCGAGGACTGGCCGAAGAGGACCAGGTAGCCCCGGGGCCTGAGGGCCTCGAGGCTCCCCTGGAAGGTGGCCTGCCCCACCCCGTCGTAGACCACGTCCACCCCACCCCCGGAAAGGGCCTTCACCGCCTGGGCAAAGCCCTCGTAGGGCAGGGCGTAGTCTGCCCCCAGGGCCCGGGCCAGGGCCCGCTTCTCCTCGGTGCTGGCGGTGGCGTAAACCGTGGCCCCCAGGCGCTTGGCCCACTGGATGAGGAGGGTGCCCACCCCCCCGGCCCCGGCGTGCACCAGGACCTGGTCCCCCGGGGCCACGGGGTAGGTGCTCTTGAGGAGGTAGTGCACGGTCATGCCCTGGAGAAGGCTGGCGGCGGCCAGCTTGGGGTCCAGCCCCTCGGGCAGGGGCACGAGCCTTTCCGCGGGCACCACCTGGTACTCCGCATAGGCTCCCTGGACGTTGGCGAAGGCCACCCGGTCCCCCGGGCGCACCCCCTCCACCCCCTCCCCCACCCGCTCCACCACGCCCGCCCCCTCCTCCCCCAGGGTGAAGGGGAGGGGCATGGGGTAGAGGCCCCTGCGCTTGTAGGTGTCGATGTAGTTGACCCCGATGGCCAGAAGCCGCACCAGGACCTCCCCCGGGCCTGGCTCGGGCAGGGGAAGCTCCTCCAGCCGCATGACCTCCGGCCCGCCCACCTGGTGTACCCGTATGGCCCTCATGCAAGGAGTTTATCCGAAGAGGGGCCGGGGGACCCCCTTGACGGATTTAACTTTGTGTCGCAAAGCTATTTGTAGGAGGTAAAGCATGCGGCGCCTAGCGGCAGGCCTACTCCTCCTCCTGGCTCCGGCCTGGGCGGGAGGCCTGAGGTACGGCTTCCTGGGCTACCAGGGCGGATTCCAGGGGGGTGGGGGCGGTTTGGGCACGGTGCGGCTGGAGGGCCTCCCTTGGGCCTTCGGGGGGGAGGGGTATGGGGGAGCGGGCCAGCGGGGAGGGATTTTCTACACCGGGCCCCTCCTGCGGCTGGAAGGGGTCTACCTCCTTCCCCTCCTCGGCTTGGGCGGGGAGGAGCGGAACGGGGCCGGGGGGTTCCTGGTGGAGGTGGGGGTACGGGCCTTCTACTTCCCCCAGGGAACCGGCCCCCTCCTGGGCCTGGGGCTGGGGTACGGCCTGGGTAGGGGCGGCCCCTACCTGCGCCTCCTCTTCGGGGGTGGAGCGCCATGAGGGAGGTGAGGGAGGAAGCCAAGCGCCTCCTCCGGGCGGCCCAGGAAGCCGAGGCCCAGGGCCAGCTCCGCCTGGCCCTGCTGGACGGGTGGTTGCCCCTGGTCTGGGGCGGGGTTTTCGCCCTAGGGCACGCCCTAAGCGCGGCCAACCCCCTGTGGGCCAAGGGGTTCTGGTCCTTGGCTGCTCCCCTGGCCACCCTGCTCACCTTCTACCTGGGTTTCCGGCAGGGGACCTGGGTGGCCAGCGAGCGAGGCCTCCAGACCTTTGCCCTTTGGGGGCTTCTCACCCTCTTCGCCCTCTTGCACTGGCTTCCCCTCCTGCCCCCCAAGGGGGTGGCCGGCCAGAGCTTCCTGGTGAGCCTGGCGGCCTTCGGCTTGGCCTTCACCGGGGTCCTCTGGCGGGCCTGGGGGGTGGTGGGGGCGGGGCTTGGGCTTTTCCTCCTGGACCTCCTCCTCTTCCGCCTCCTTCCCCAGGCCTTCCATCCAGGGATGGCCCTGGCCGGCCTCCTGGCCCTGGTCTACGGAGCGGCATGGCGCCGGCGCTGGACCCCCTGATCCACCAGGAAACCCGGCTCCGCCTGATGGCCCTCCTGGCCGGCCTGGGGGAGGGGGTGCGGGTGGAGTTCGGCTGGCTGAAGGAGGCCCTGGGCCTCACGGAGGGCAACCTTTCCAGCCACCTGCAGAGGCTGGAGGAGGGGGGGTATGTGGGGGTGGAGAAGGGCTACCAGGGCCGCCGGCCCAGGACCTGGGTGTGGCTCACCCCGAGGGGCCTCGAGGCCTACCGCGCCTACCGGGCCCTCCTCCTGGAGATCCTGAAGGACGGGGGGGCAGGGTAGGGGCTTAAAATCTCCCCATGTGGCCCCTTTTCGCCCTGGTCCTAGGCCTCCTGGTGGGCTCCTTCCTCAACGTGGTGATCGGGCGGTTGCCTAAGGGAAAGTCCATCCTCTTTCCCCCTTCCCACTGCCCCCAGTGCGGCCACCGCCTGGGCCCTTCCGACCTCATCCCCCTCCTCTCCTACCTCTTCTTGCGGGGGCGGTGCCGCTACTGCGGGAAGCCCATCCCCCTCCGCTACCCCCTGGTGGAGGGGCTTACCGGGGGGCTTTTCCTCCTCGCCGCCCTCTTCTACCCCCCCTCCCTCGAGGCCTTCCTGGTCTTCGCCTTCCTGGCCTTCCTGGTGGCCCTCGCCTTCATTGACCTAGACACCTACGAGCTACCGGATGGGCTCACCTATGGCCTCCTGGGGCTTGGCCTCCTCTTTGCCTATGCCCTCGCCTTTCCCCTTCCCTTCCCCGAGGCCCTGGACGGGGCCCTGATGGCCGCCGGGGGGCTAGGCCTGGTCGCCGGGTACGGGGGGCTTTTCCTCAGGCGCTTCCGGGAAGGGAAGGCCGAGGTGCCCGTGGGCCCCCACCAGGTGCACATGGCCGCCCTCTTGGGCCTCCTCCTGGGGCCGGGGGTGGGGATGGCCCTAGCCTTCCTAAGCTGGGCCCTTTCCGCCCGCACAGGGAGGCCCGTGGTCCTCCCCGACCGCCTCACCCTCCCCCTCCTCCCCCTGGCCCTTCTCCTCACCCCCCTTCTCGGCCTTTCCCCCCTCGAGGCCTTAAGGGGAAGCCTCCTGGCCGCCGGGGGGCTCGCCCTGGCCGGGGGGCTTTACTGGGCCTTCCGCACCCTCCCCGAAGGGGAAGAGGAGGAGGAGCCCGTGGCCATGGGCTATGGGGACGTGAAGCTCTTGGGGGCCCTAGGGGCCTGGCTTGGGGCCTACAGCTTCCTGGCCCTTTTCCTCGGGGTCTTCGCCGGGGCCTTCCTGGGCCTACTCCTTCGGCAACGGAAGCTTCCCTTTGGCCCCTACCTGGCCCTTGGGGGGGTGGTGGCCTTCTTCTTTGGCGAGGGCCTTTGGCGGGCCTACCTGGCCTGGCTCGGGCTATAGTGGGGGGCGTGGAAGGGAAGTCCCTAGGCGAAGCCCTGGGGGAGGTCCTGGCCCGTCGCCGCAGCGTCCGCCGCTTCAAGCCCCTCCCCATTCCCCAAGAAGACCTGGAAAGGCTCCTTTTCGCCCTGCAGCGGGCCCCCACGGACGCCAGCGCCCAGCTGTACACCGCCATCCGGGTCCGGGACCCGGGGCTGCGGGAGAGGGTGGCGCGGCTTTCTGGGGACCAGGAGCACATCCGGCAGGCGGCGGAGTTCTTCGTCTTCCTGGCCGACGTGCACCGCCTGGAAAGGCTTCTCGCCCACCGGGGGGAGAGGATGGCCCGCTGGCCCAGGACCGCCCTCCATTTCGCCATCCTGGACGCGGGCCTGGCCGCCGCCTACCTGGCCCTCACCGCCGAGGCCCTGGGGTATGGGGTCTGCTTCATCGGCGGGGTGCTGAACGGGGTGGGGGAGCTGGTGGACCTCCTCGGCCTGCCCCCGAGGGTCCTGCCCGTGGTGGGCCTGGCCGTGGGGATACCGGACGAGGAGGGCCCACCACGGCCCAGGCTGCCCCGGGGGCTGGTGGTCCACGAGGACCGTTACCGCCCCTACACCCCGGAGGACCTCGAGGCCGCCTACGGGGCCATGGCCCCCTACAGCCGGGTGGGGGACTGGGGCCGGGTCTTAAGGCGCTACTTCGCCCAGGGGGGGACCATGGAGGAGCGGGAAGGGCCTTACGGCCGCACCCTGGCCCGCCAGGGCCTAGACCCCGACCTGCCGACGGGAGCGGCCTTTTACTCCCTAGGGGCCCTTTTGGAGGAAGCCCTGGCCGAGGCCCAGGGCGTCCTCTTCCGCCCAGGCGAAGCCTGGCTGGAGCGGGAAACCGAGGCCTTCCGCGGGGAAGGGAAGCCGGCAGAAGCCCTGCTCACCGCCTTGCGCAAGGCCCGGGGAGAGGTTTCGGACTGGCCCTAAGCTATTTCCGGGCCTCCTGCGGGGGCCTTCTTGCCCCCCGGTAGGCCTTCTGGTAGTGGGGGGCGAGGAGGCTCTCGATGACCACCCGGCTCCCGTAGCTGCTGGCGTGGGCGAACACCCCCCGGCCCAGGTAGAGGCCCACGTGGTCCACCTCCTTGCCGCCGAAGCTGAAGAAGACCAGATCCCCGGGCCTTAGGTCCTCCACGGGAAGGAGGGCCCCGTACTGTTCCCGGGTGGTGCGGGGCAGGGCCACCCCCAGCTCGGCGTAGACCTGGGCCACAAAGGCCGAGCAGTCCAAGGCGGTGGGGGAGGCCGCCCCGTACTTGTAGGGCACCCCCAGGTAGCGGAGCACGATCCGCAAAAGGGGGTTCTCCGGGTCGTAATCCTCCTTGTCCCCTGGGGCCTCCTGCGTCCGCCCCTCCCTGTACAAGCCCCCTTCCTGGGGGGAGGAGGCCCTTGGCGGAAGGCGCAGGACCTGCCCCACCTTAAGCTCCGGGGAAGGGAGGCCGTTGAGGCGCATCAGCTCCTCCACCGTGGTCCCGTAGCGCCGGGCCAAGGAGAAGAGGGTGTCCCCAGGGGCCACCACGTGGGTGGCCTCGAGGGCGCGCACGCGCAGGACCTGCCCGGGCTGGATGAGGAAGTTCTCCAGCCCATTGAGGCGCATGAGGGCCTCCACCGTGGTCCCGTAGCGCCGGGCGATGGCAAAAAGGGTGTCCCCGGGGGCCACGGTATGGGTCTCCTCCTGGGCGGGTTGGGCCAAGGCCAGGAAGAGGAGGAAGGCCAGGGCGGAAAGCCGGGGCATAGGGCCATTCTACCCGGGCCACCCCCTTGGCCTAGGGCCCGGGGGTGTGCTAGAATCCCCAAGGCGGGGGCCGTTAGCTCAACTGGCAGAGCACCGGTCTCCAAAACCGGGGGTTGGAGGTTCGAGTCCTTCACGGCCCGCCAGATGGCCCTTCGGGGCCTTTTTTTATGGGAGCGTACCAGGTCTTGATCGTGGGTGCCGGCTTCGCCGGCAGCGAGGCCGCCTACCGGCTGGCGCAAAGGGGGGTGCGGGTGGGCCTCCTCACCCAGAGCCTGGACTCGGTGATGATGCCCTTCCTGCCCCCTACCCCCCCCTTCCCCCCAGGAAGCCTCTTGGAGGGGGCCTATGACCCCCAGGACCCCAGGGTCTGGGCCTTCCACGCCCGGGCCAAGTACTTCCTGGAGGGGGAGCCCCGCCTTCACCTCTTCCAGGCCACGGCCACGGGCCTCCTCCTAGAGGGGGAAAGGGCGGTAGGGGTGACCACCTGGGAAGGGCCTTCCGTGCGGGCCGAGCGGGTGGTCCTGGCGGTGGGAAGTTTCCTGGGGAGCACCCTGCGGATGGGGGCGGTGGAGGAGGAGGCGGGCCGGCTCTCCGAGGCCAGCTACCCCGACCTCTTCGCCCACCTCCAGGAGCTGGGGTTCCGCTTCCAGGTACGGGAGGGGGAGGTGCCGGAAACCCCCTCCACCCCGGGGTACCGGGTGCGCTACCACGCCTTCCTCCCCGAGGAGTGGGAGGAGGCCACCTTCCGCCTACGGCGCCTTGGGGGGCTTTACGCCGTGGGGCTTTGCGTCCGGGAGGGCCCCTACGCCCTCATGAGCCAGGAAGGCCTGCGCCTGGCGGAGCACCTTCTCCATGAGCTTGGGTAAGGGCTTTTGCCCTGGCTCCTCCCCTTCCCCGTCCCAAAGGGCCCCGTAGACGGCCACCCTAAGCCGCCGGTGGGTGAGGGCGTGGACCACCTGGCCCAAGGGGCGGGGCTCCACCCCCAGGGCCTTGGCCCTTGCCTCCAGCTCCCCTTCCGGGAAGAGGGGGACCCCATAAAGCCCGGGGAAACGCCCCTCCAGGCGCTCCAGGTAAACCCCCTTGCGCCCCCGGAGGACCAGGGCGGCCAGGCGCTCCTCGAGGACCCGGCGCCTTCGCGGCCTGGGGTAACGGGCCGCTTCCCCCTGGCCCTGGCAGAAAGGCGCCAGGGGACAGGAGGGGCAAAGGGGGGCCTTGGGCAAGCAGACCGTGGCCCCCAGCTCCATGAGGGCCTGGTTCCACTCCCCTGGGTCCACCCCCTGGGGCAAGAGGCCCTGGGCCAGGAGGCGGAGCTCCTTGGGGGAAGGGTCCTCCTGGGCGAAGAGCCGGGCCAGGACCCGACGCACGTTCCCGTCCACCGCCGCCACCCGCTCCCCAAAGGCCATGGAGGCCACGGCCGCCGCGGTATAAGGGCCCAGGCCGGGAAGCCTCACCAGCGCGGCGTAGGTGCGGGGCAGGTCCCCCTGCTGGCAGGCCAGGCGGTGGAGGTAGAGGGCCCGGCGGTAGTACCCCGCCCCCTGCCACACCCGGAGCACCTCCTCCAGGGGGGCCTCGCCCAGGGCCTTCAGGGTGGGGAAACGCTCCAGGAAGCGGTGGTAGTAGGGGATGGCCTGGGCGGTGCGGGTCTGCTGCAGGAGCACCTCGGAGACCAGGATGCGGTAGGGGTCCTTCTCCCCCCGCCAGGGCAGGAGGCGGGCGTGGGCCCGGTACCAAAGGAGGAGGGCTTCGGCCAGCACAGGGTTAGGGAAAAAGGCGCCGGTGCTCCACCATGAGGCAGCGGTCGGCCACCAGGGGGATGCCCGCCTCGCGCAAGGCCGCCTCAAAGCCCGGGTGGCGGATCCCCGACTGGAGCCACACCAGGCCCGGGCGCAGGGCCAGGACCTCCTCCAGGTGGTCCATGAGGGCCTCCGGGGGGCGGAAGACGTCCAGGAGGTCCACGGGTTCCCCAAGCTCCCGCAGGCTCGCCACCACCCGCTCGCCAAAGAGCTCCTCCCCGGCGAAACGGGGGTTCACGGGCAGGATGCGGTAGCCCCGCTCCCAAAGGTATTTGGGCACGTAGTGGGCAGGGCGGCTAGGGTCCCTGTGGGCGCCCAATACGGCGATGGTCCGAGCCTTCTCCAGATATGCCCTGAGTTCACTGGCGTTCATGGCCGGTAATCCAAGGGGCGCAGGTAAAACTCCCCGATGGCCGTGGAGGAGAGGAGGGCCACGGTGGGCAAGGCCCGCTTCCAATGGCTACGGTTCACCCGCTCCTTTACCCGCAGGACCTCCTCCTCGGTGTAACCCAGGCCCAGGATGTAGGCGTCGGGGTACCCCTTCAGGTAGTGCTCCAGGATCACGTCGGCCCGCAGGTAGCGCACCCCCAGGTCCCCTTCGTCCGTCTGGCCGGGGATGAGGTCGGCGGTGGGGACCTTCTTTACCACCACCTCCGGCACCCCCAGGTAGCGGGCCAGGCCCCAGACCTGGGTCTTGTACAGGTCCCCCAAGGGGTTTAGGGGAGGGGAGTCGTCCCCGTGCCAGGTGTAGTAGCCGAAAAGCCGTTCCGTCTTGTTCCCCGTGCCCAGGGGCAGGGCCCGGTAGGCCTCGGCCTTGTCAAAGAGGACCATCATCCGGGCCCGGGCCATGAGGTTGCCCTTGCGGTGGGGGGTGAGGCCGGGGGTCTTCTCCGCGTACCCCTCCACCATAGGGGTAATGTCCACCTCCTCCAGCTCCACCCCAAAG encodes:
- a CDS encoding quinone oxidoreductase, whose product is MRAIRVHQVGGPEVMRLEELPLPEPGPGEVLVRLLAIGVNYIDTYKRRGLYPMPLPFTLGEEGAGVVERVGEGVEGVRPGDRVAFANVQGAYAEYQVVPAERLVPLPEGLDPKLAAASLLQGMTVHYLLKSTYPVAPGDQVLVHAGAGGVGTLLIQWAKRLGATVYATASTEEKRALARALGADYALPYEGFAQAVKALSGGGVDVVYDGVGQATFQGSLEALRPRGYLVLFGQSSGPVPPLDPQELNRKGSLFLTRPTLHHHTASRKELLFRAGEVFQALREGWLRVRIGAEFSLERAQEAHQALEGRKTTGKVLLIP
- a CDS encoding transcriptional regulator, with product MAPALDPLIHQETRLRLMALLAGLGEGVRVEFGWLKEALGLTEGNLSSHLQRLEEGGYVGVEKGYQGRRPRTWVWLTPRGLEAYRAYRALLLEILKDGGAG
- a CDS encoding A24 family peptidase, producing MWPLFALVLGLLVGSFLNVVIGRLPKGKSILFPPSHCPQCGHRLGPSDLIPLLSYLFLRGRCRYCGKPIPLRYPLVEGLTGGLFLLAALFYPPSLEAFLVFAFLAFLVALAFIDLDTYELPDGLTYGLLGLGLLFAYALAFPLPFPEALDGALMAAGGLGLVAGYGGLFLRRFREGKAEVPVGPHQVHMAALLGLLLGPGVGMALAFLSWALSARTGRPVVLPDRLTLPLLPLALLLTPLLGLSPLEALRGSLLAAGGLALAGGLYWAFRTLPEGEEEEEPVAMGYGDVKLLGALGAWLGAYSFLALFLGVFAGAFLGLLLRQRKLPFGPYLALGGVVAFFFGEGLWRAYLAWLGL
- a CDS encoding nitroreductase family protein, producing the protein MEGKSLGEALGEVLARRRSVRRFKPLPIPQEDLERLLFALQRAPTDASAQLYTAIRVRDPGLRERVARLSGDQEHIRQAAEFFVFLADVHRLERLLAHRGERMARWPRTALHFAILDAGLAAAYLALTAEALGYGVCFIGGVLNGVGELVDLLGLPPRVLPVVGLAVGIPDEEGPPRPRLPRGLVVHEDRYRPYTPEDLEAAYGAMAPYSRVGDWGRVLRRYFAQGGTMEEREGPYGRTLARQGLDPDLPTGAAFYSLGALLEEALAEAQGVLFRPGEAWLERETEAFRGEGKPAEALLTALRKARGEVSDWP
- a CDS encoding C40 family peptidase is translated as MPRLSALAFLLFLALAQPAQEETHTVAPGDTLFAIARRYGTTVEALMRLNGLENFLIQPGQVLRVRALEATHVVAPGDTLFSLARRYGTTVEELMRLNGLPSPELKVGQVLRLPPRASSPQEGGLYREGRTQEAPGDKEDYDPENPLLRIVLRYLGVPYKYGAASPTALDCSAFVAQVYAELGVALPRTTREQYGALLPVEDLRPGDLVFFSFGGKEVDHVGLYLGRGVFAHASSYGSRVVIESLLAPHYQKAYRGARRPPQEARK
- a CDS encoding FAD-dependent oxidoreductase gives rise to the protein MGAYQVLIVGAGFAGSEAAYRLAQRGVRVGLLTQSLDSVMMPFLPPTPPFPPGSLLEGAYDPQDPRVWAFHARAKYFLEGEPRLHLFQATATGLLLEGERAVGVTTWEGPSVRAERVVLAVGSFLGSTLRMGAVEEEAGRLSEASYPDLFAHLQELGFRFQVREGEVPETPSTPGYRVRYHAFLPEEWEEATFRLRRLGGLYAVGLCVREGPYALMSQEGLRLAEHLLHELG
- a CDS encoding A/G-specific adenine glycosylase, yielding MLAEALLLWYRAHARLLPWRGEKDPYRILVSEVLLQQTRTAQAIPYYHRFLERFPTLKALGEAPLEEVLRVWQGAGYYRRALYLHRLACQQGDLPRTYAALVRLPGLGPYTAAAVASMAFGERVAAVDGNVRRVLARLFAQEDPSPKELRLLAQGLLPQGVDPGEWNQALMELGATVCLPKAPLCPSCPLAPFCQGQGEAARYPRPRRRRVLEERLAALVLRGRKGVYLERLEGRFPGLYGVPLFPEGELEARAKALGVEPRPLGQVVHALTHRRLRVAVYGALWDGEGEEPGQKPLPKLMEKVLRQAQAFLAHEGVGALPDAKPHGVKPPKAP